Below is a genomic region from Persicimonas caeni.
CGTACCGATGAGCTCCTCGGAGACCGTCAGGCTCTCTTCGAGCGAGCGGTTCAGGTTGCTCTGGTTGTGGGCTTCGGTCGCCGACATGAACGTGGCGATGTGGTCGAGGCCGGCGCCGAGCGCGCGCTCCAGCCCCTTTTGGTTGGGCACCAACGCCCAGTAACGTACGCCCTCCTTGCGCTCGATCCGGCTCACGACCTCGCCGGTGGCGGCCATTTGCGGCACCCACTTGGGATGCACGAAGCTGCCGATCTCGACATCGGTGTGCCCGGCGGCGACCAGACGTTCGATCATCTCGACCTTCTGGTCGACCTCGAGGATCACGTCCTCGTTCTGCAGGCCGTCACGCGGCCCGACTTCGAAAATGCGCGCGGTGTTGGCGTCCACGTCTTCTCCAATATGACGATTGCGGGTCAAACCCTTCATGTAGAAGGTATTCACTCAGTCGAAGAGGTGTCAACTACGCGACGTCGTCCCACGATCATGGCCTCTACAACCGTCCCGGGTCCGTGGCCAACAAGTAGTCGAAGACGCCGCGCTCTTGGCGAAGCGAGCGGATATAAGCGACCACCTGCCAGATCTGGTCGGGCTTCAACGCGCCAGCGTAGCCGGGCATCGGCACGCCGGATACGCCCGTGGCGATCGTTCGATAGAGGTCGCGCGGGCGCGGTCCGCTCTTGTAGACGCCGGTGCTGAAATCGGGAGGCGCGATGGGCCGACCCGTGTAGTCTTCGAGATCTGCAGCCGACGGACCACCGCCACGACCGTCTTCGCCGTGGCAACTCGTACACCCAAATTGACCGAACAGCTTCTGACCCGACGCCACGGCATCGGCGCCCAATTCCGGCGGGGCGGGGATGTCGATGACCGCCTCCGGCTTGGGGCGAGTCGCCTCGTCGCCGAAGCCAGGCTCCAGCGTCTGCACGTAGGCGGCGATCGACCACATCTCCTGCTCGCCGAGGCGATCGCCCCAGGCAGGCATCTCCGTACCGGGCACGCCGAGGGCGATGACGCGGTACAGATCTCCGGCCGTGGGCGACGAGCCCATCGGGGTCGAGCGGAACTTGAACTGACCGGCGGTGAGGTCTCGCGGCGGCGTGTCGAGCACATCCGCGGCCGGGCCGTCGCCCTTCCCTTCGGCGCCGTGGCACGGCTGGCAATACTTCATGTAAAGGTGGGCGCCTCGCGAGACCAGCCCCGGCCCCTCGACCGTCTGACCGACGTCTTCGGGCAAGTAGGGTTCGGGAGCGTCGGTGGCGCACCCGGCGCACCACAACGCCAGGAACGCGGCGGTGTTGCACAACAGGAGGAGGATGCGCATCAAAAGCTCCGGGCGTCTAGTGGACCAACAACTAGAAGTAGAAATGGGCGATGACGGCCAACTCGTCGATGCCCTCGCGCTCGCCGTCGAGCGGCCGGCGCCACAAGAACTTGAGGTCGAACATCGGGATGGGAAACGCCTCGAAGCCGGCGCCGATGCGCGGAACCTCGTCATCGTCGGCGTCGAGGTCCGGCTCGAGCCACTCGAGCTGCAACTGCAGATCGAGGCCTTGGATCACCAGGTAATTCAACGCGTTGAATACGACGTAGCCTTCGACCTCGTCGGACGAAGAGTCGAAGGTTTCCGGGTCGGTCGAAAAGCGCGTCGTCCATACCCGATCGGCCTCGCCGAGATACGTGAAGCGGCCGAGCGTCGCGGTGACGTAGACGCCCAGTTGGTGACGCTCGATGCGGTCGTCTTGCTCCAACCGGGGGACGCCCTCCTCTTCGACGATGACCCTGCGGCCCGACTCGTTGGTGTAGCCCGAGAGTCCCACCCGCAGCGGAAGTGCGGAGGGGCCGAAGCGATACTCGGCCAAGCCATAAAAGCCTTTGGCGTCATCTCGATCGAAGCCAAAGGGCGCCGCGCCGGTGATGGGCTTGCCGTTGGCGATCGCCAGCGCGAACGTGAACGGCCCGGGGCGCCATCCGACTTCTAGGCCGGTGTCGAGGCCGTAGTAGGCCGCTTGCGGGCTGAAGCCGAGTTCCTCGCGAATGAAAGCGGTGTGATCGGCTAGACGAAGCCCGTAGGGCATGACGAAGTGACCGATCTTGAGCCACGCCTTGCGCTCGGGGAGGTGTAGCATGCCGAAGGCTTCGAAGT
It encodes:
- a CDS encoding c-type cytochrome encodes the protein MRILLLLCNTAAFLALWCAGCATDAPEPYLPEDVGQTVEGPGLVSRGAHLYMKYCQPCHGAEGKGDGPAADVLDTPPRDLTAGQFKFRSTPMGSSPTAGDLYRVIALGVPGTEMPAWGDRLGEQEMWSIAAYVQTLEPGFGDEATRPKPEAVIDIPAPPELGADAVASGQKLFGQFGCTSCHGEDGRGGGPSAADLEDYTGRPIAPPDFSTGVYKSGPRPRDLYRTIATGVSGVPMPGYAGALKPDQIWQVVAYIRSLRQERGVFDYLLATDPGRL